The nucleotide sequence ctggtatcaaagagtatagtactcatataggacatccttggtatctcaagtttaaggatcaGACATATAACTAGGACCACAAAATTGCTatatgacaatgaggtatcattaaccattcatcattccatgagcagatcaatcagcgaactcattctctaacgagcacctacattgtatccctagtgtcttcacatgagcaactatgagaccagccgcctccataatatggataggtatacaatgcactagtttgtccgggtatcttgatgtccctctcgaatgaCCTATGACtgaaattatttagggtttgtgtttaaaagcgaatcaatctcattatcgtgatctcatcatgatccgattctcattgcacagatccattgacatcacaatatatataacatGTAACATAAAGTGAAAAATACTAATACTAATAAATAAAGAGATTGTGCAGCATGTTTCGCATGCCATCATTTACGTAATTAGCTTGTAAGGCATATATGATTAGCACCTATgaccgattctcattacacagatccatagatatcacaatatatgtaacatgtaacataaagtgaaaaaaatactaataataataagtgAAGAGATTGTGCAGCACATCACACGTGTTATCATTTACGTAATTAGCTTGTAAGACACCTATAACTAGAatctttagggtttatgtttatgggtgtattggtctcattatcatgatcttgtcataatttaattctcattcacagatccaaagacattataatatatatttattacataatataaaataaaaaaaatataataataataataacaaaaaagattatgtagtatgtcacatgtgtcattaacTCACGTGATTAGTTTACAGGGCACCTGTAACTAACATGTatgatatgtcattatattattaCTTGTTAGAACTCTCATATTATCAACCTCCCCATCAGGCACATAATGCCTTATTTGGTAGGCTATCTGGCCATGTCATCCATTGTATATGGATATGTTAACTTTTGATCATTTGGTAGATGCTTTATGGTAGACTTGACTATGTTGACTATGTTGTTTATGTGCGATGCTTCATGGCTAGAGTTAGTCGCATCATGGTCGGATTTGATCGTATCATGTCGAGTGATGCCTCGTGGTCATATTTAAGTTAACCATCATGGTTTAGGGACATTTTAAGGCCATATTCGATCGTATCATTATCTAGTGATATTTTAAGGTCAAAAGCGATTGCATTGTGATCGAGGGAGGTTTTTCGTGATTAGATTCAATTGCATTGTTGTTGAGTAATACTTTATGGCCAAATTCTATTGCATCGTGGTCGGGGATGCTTGGTAATCGAATTCGGTCATGTTATTAAGCGATGCTTTGTGGTAAGAATCGGTCatatcatgattgaatttgatcgcGTTGTGGCTAGAGTCGATCATGTTGTTCACACCATGTGCTATTAACTTTTGGGAGATGATGCTTTAAAAGCGGGTGAACTGAGGTCAATGGAGCACCGAGACATGGTCATCACGAAGGTCCCCAATTTGGTGGGTGGAGTGACTCCAACTGCAACTATTGAAGTTTCTGATGATGCCGAGGAGACCTAAGGCATTGAACTTATCTCGACGTCTGAGGCAATTGTTGTGGTCGATGACTCCAACCAAGGAGGTGAGGAGGCACTCAAGCCCGTCTGTGCCTGCCTTCATAGCCACTTtaaatttgttttctttctttttctttttgtcgtCGAGAATCCCCTCTCTTTTTGGCTGTGAGCTTAACATGCAATGGAAGATGCGATTTTATTCaatcaaattataaaattttataatttgattGAATAAAAGTTTACCGACATGGGAGATGCGATTCCCAGCTTGGGTTTAGAGAGAGGAAGGAGATGGAACAGAGGGATTCGATATCGGGACCCTTACAACACCAACTCGAGCCCGAATGAGTGGGCCTCGTCCAGTATGGGCCGGTAACAAGTTTGGGTTCTGATCACCGCCGGTGAGAACATGGCACCCGGATATCAACGTTCTCCAAAGTCGAGAAAGCACCTTATTCTTCGACCGATGTACGGTAAACCCACTCCCGAATATTCGGACCCCGATATCTGCTCACCGTATTTGAGGATAAACAGTTCAGTTCGAATAATATTGCAAGTCCTCTTTTCATGCAGCTTATGTCTGGTAAACTCACCAGCGTGTCTTCATACTTCAATTTCCACGTTATGAAGACTTCATTCCAAGAAAACAGAGCACATTGGACACTGTACTTCGAGTAAACAAAATCGTGGGATATCTTCAACATTCTACTTCACTGATGGAGCAAAACAATTCCTACATCACCAGCGTATCTCTAGAAACAAAAGTCTGAATCAAAGGTTTGATGAACAAAAGAAAACATCATTTACACATAGATTTGGATACTTGAATCACAATTCTATACAACACACCTCAACATCGCAAACATTTGCAGCCTCAAGGAACTGTTTACACTCCAAGAGGATGTCCTAACATTGTAGAGCAGCGTGTCGAAGAGTTGATCGCTCAGTTAATAGATGTGGATCTCAGACATATAAAAGTGGATATTACTGGTATTCACGGACTTGAACACCATGCGTCTCGTTAAGCTGATTATGTACCAGGTGTTCATAAGTTTCTCCACCAACGATCAACTGCAGCGAAAGTTGAATGATCCACTCCATATCAAATGAGAGAAGTAATAAATTGAATAAGAAGTAAGAATTAGTCTTAAAATGAGAACATAATAGCAACAAGGAACAAACCATGTGGTGTGAGAAACATAAGCTCAGACTGACTTCAAAAAGAGAGTTCGATAAAAGATTTCAAGAGTCAATCTCGTGGCAGGTTCAatcaaaactatcaaattataattCTAATACAAACAATCAACTACTGTCTCTGCAATCACAGTGTAAGGTCAGCGTGATCCTTATATTATCTATCGGTCAAGGGATGAAAAAGTATAATTGGTGAGGATTTAAATTCTTGACGATAACTGGAAAAATTCTAACACAGGCAATTTGCTTTGCTGGCAGTGGGTTGCCCAAACAGCACTTTGATTACAAGTGGGCAAAACAAGTGTTGGCACTCTGGATAATGGGGCTGTGTCACGACATAAGTTCCAAAAGAACCCACTTTCAAGAATTAACTAAATAACTCCAACTAAGGGTGCGTGTTTATTGTATCGATATGATCTTTTTCAAAGACAACTTAAGATAATTTGGTTTCACACGTTTAAATCAATCAAACTTTTCCTTACATAACCCAATTCAACCAGAGGATTCTAGATCCGAGCTAACCTATGTATTTAATCTGATAAATTACTTGCAATTCAGGTCTACCTAAACCAATACAACAAATGGAGTCCAATTTGTTTCCACTATACCACCAATAACCAAACTCATTGGAACTGGATCTTCTGGGTACTCGACTTTCTTTCCTAGTAAAAGCTACAAACTAATTTTCACTTTTAATGGAACGAACTATGTCTAAATGTCTACTGGTATCTCCTAAAAAGTGAGATTTATCAAGTTCTGCAGTGTTGATCAATTTGTTGACCAATGCAATGCCAGATGGGTTTTCAGTTGTCTTTGGAGTGATAGCAGGGATTTATACCATTATAGTTACTAATTTATTCCCAACTGGACAGACTAAACTGTTTGTAGATATGATGAGAGTTGTCAAAAAGAATTAAGTACCTCAAAAGTTTTCCGGGCTGTCATCTAACTGTTTCTCATCTTCAATATCCACCTCAAGAATTTCCTATTAGAACCAACCATGAGTCGTTGTCATTTTAATATCTagttcaaagaaaaatatatagcTGCCAGATGGACACATAAATTATAAGGTAACTTACAGGGATTCGATTCTTAAGATAATTACTGATCCGTTCTAAAACTGTGTTTCGCATGTGCCAAAATCGACCCTTCAGTCTAATCTTCACAAAAGGACCATCCAGTTCAGCAAGATCCACCTGACCTGATATACATTTAAGAGTCACTCCAACTATATATAAAGAACACCAACAGAATACACTTAACTTTCAATTATTTAGCTCACCTGTTATGCCAACTGACGTGTCAAAGAGCTGTGCAAACTGAATcatgttaaaagaagaaaaatgttagTATATatacatttgaatttatcactacTTGTCATGTCAAAACAAATTCACTTAGAAATCCAAATTATATCTAACATGACaaaatatcatgacaagattgttAGGGAAAAAGTCAGTGATGTCTTAATCAACCCGATGCGGTTCGGGCCCATGTGGGCAAGAGGGATGAGGTGGCTTGAGCACTCCTTGGGAGGCTGAGGAAGACTCGGGTGTATGCTCCAAGGATGATCTGCACGAAGATCGACGCTAGATGGGTTTCTCGACCTAATCTCTCTGACACTCAAGTCAGTCTCAACAAGACTAGAGTAAATTTAGTAAAAAATAACTGACCGCTATTATTGTGCCAAAGGTAGCTTTTTATAGTGGGTTAAAAAGGAGGAATATTCCAAGGAATGTTCTTGGATGAAGCATTCCCTTGTCGCCTTTTTGGACTGAGTCAAGTAAAAGGAGTGAGTCAAGTACCATGCCAGCATAACCTTGATCTGCAAGTTATTCCTTGCTTGCTTCTGACTGTGCAAGGGGGCCAGTGGCTACTATATGCACAAGATGGATAAGGTGGCTCGAGCACTCCTTGGGAGGTTGAGGAAGACTCGGGTATGCACTCCAAGGATGGCCTAAATGAAGATTAAGGCCAAATGAATTTTCCAATCTGATCTATCCGATGCTTAAGTCAGTACGTAGAGTAAATTTAGTAAAGAATAACTAATCTCGATTATTGTGTCAAAGGCAGCTTAAAAAGAGGAATAGTTCACAGAATGTTCGGTGACGGAACATTCCCTAACCATCTCTCTGGACTAAGGTCCACTTGGCCCGATCATTCGGCAGATCCTGCTCCTCACCGTTGACTGTACTGCCATGTGACGAGCTGCTATTGGCGAAGAAGATTTCCCCTGCCAAAGACAAGACTACCAGCATTCCCTAAGCAACGCATCACTACGTGAGTCATGCTCAACTCAGTAATAAAAGAAGATAATCATCTCTCATGAATTCTCATTTCCCTAAATAAACCCGGTCCAGATTTTCAAAATGTGATACATTTTGCTTTGGatttctttaaaaaaggaacaattCGATCCATCAGTTAAAGAAATTCGGCATTAGCACCACATAAACAATCTGCAAAAACCTAGAAAGAAATGATTTTTCTTTCTTCCTGCTTTAGATTACTAAAAGAAAGCGGCACTTGCCTCCGACCTGGCGTCAATTAGGACCTGCCGGATGTTCTCCTCCGTCAGATCGAGAGGAGGGAGAGCTGCGGAGATCGTCAAGGAGCGCCATCTTCGGCCGAACGCCTTCAGTCTTGGAGGATGGAGGCTTGGATTTCTCAGCGATGGGATTAGGGTTCGGAGTTGCGCAATTTTGGGTCGGTTggagagagaagagaaggaaaggaaaagcGACGTCGTCGAAGCCATCACGTTTTCGTTGTGTTTACGAGGagacgagaggaagaagagagggggGAGAGAGCGCTTCCTACTACACGGCTCATCTTATCCCCTTAGTGGACTTCTTTTCAATGGATGGATCGGGTAGGATCTAAGTAGACCCGATCCGATTATGGACCCGGTTCGAATCAACGCCCATTCCTCATTCCCTGTGTCTCGTAGTAGAAAAGGCTATTAGGAATGAAGGTGTTAGTTATTGTCGTTTATAGAATTTATTCATTTTTCATGATAAATAGTCGATCTTTCAATGTAAAAGTCTCaattattcataaaatttttgtTATCCCCACTTTCTTGATTGATGTCCAAGTTACCCTCATTTGCTAAGCCCCAATCATTTTTCTTCccaatgattttttctacttcagTCCAAGATCGACATCATCTACGAGAGCAATAACTTGCATAGCATATTCGATATTAAGAAAAAGAGGATATTATAAAGACTAATTCTCTCAATCATAGTAACACGGTATTATTGGAATGTATGTTTTACATTTATTCTTGATAGTCAAAATTTTGTGAACTTTCCCAATTTTGTAATCTTTGTTTGTATAAATATcattcaaaattcaagattctcaTATGTCATTTCATTGTCTTTCAAAAGAAGCATGGCTAGCGATCGCGATGATGTTATCGTGGCAAGGATCCCCAGTGATGTTGTCGACTATAAAATCCTCCCACGACTCCCCTACAAGTCTCTCTCTAGGTTCAAGTGTATCTGCAAGAAGTGGCATCACCTCATCTCACACGACATCGTATTTGCGCATGAGCAGTCACGCCATGGGTCGCCCATCTCCTTCGGCTACGTTTACCAACACAAACAAAGCATCGACTTCATCCCCATCGACATCCCCGGCGAGCTCAACGTATGCATCGCCAACTCATCCTTTTTCTCCCTTCCCATCGGCGCAGAGTGCATAAGGATTACTGCCGTCGTCAATGGCCTCCTCTTgctatttttgcgaagaaaaagtGACGAGCAAAATGATAGTATGTGCTCTATCAATTATCCGGATGCGATCGGCAAATTCCATTATGTGTGGAATTTGGTAACCAAAGAAGGCCATGTCATCCCGAAAACCGATCGTCATTGCTGGTTTGTCGGACTTGCCTTTGATCCTTGGATCACTCCAGCTTGTTACAAACTAGTAAATCTCGTACAACAACGAAAAGGGATCCGAGAAGAGTTCTCTTTCGATGTTTACTCCTCTCGCACTGGAAAGTGGACTATGTCCGATCACAAGTTTGTCATCCCTAAAGGCACAAGAACACTGTGGAATATATTTTGTGCAGGACGAATCATATATTGGGCTAGCAATCCCTACGTACTGTGGTTTGACGTGGAGAAGGATGTTGCAGGTTACACACTGCTACCGCAGCTCGAAGCTTTGGGGGGGTCCCGACATGTGCTTGGGGCGACGAATGATGGAATTTTGACGAGCACTCATATGTTGCAACACAGTGCAATAACAGTATGGATGATGAGCGAGGATGGAGATTGGGTCAAGAAAGTTTCCTTAGAGAATGTGCCCACAGTATCATCCGAATTCAAGCTATTCATACCCCTCCCATTCACGGGAGGTGATAGGATTTATATGGAGATGTTATCGTATTGCATGAGTAAAAGAATATTGGTTTGTTATAATATGAGCACCCGAGAGATGACGATGATCGGTGAGATGAAGGATGTCTGGCCACCATCCAAATGCTTATACATAGATTACAATCGTATTGCTAGATTAGGTAGCCTTGGCATTACAGAATCTTGAGTTTCTTGCCAAGGTTGTTTAGATTTGTTTGAGTCTGTAGTTTAGTTTACAGGTAGTGATGCATATATAAATAGTATTGCAAAGTCATTGACTTGTTAGTACTATTGCAAAATCCAATGAATGCCTTTTAGTACTATTCTTTCTCGAAAATATTCATTTTCAATATTAGATAGCATTAGTATCTTAAAATGTTGAGTTCTTTGGCTATGCTTAACTACACTTGTTTCAATCCATCGTTTACGGATgatgatgcatatatatatacatatacatacatatatagtagTCTTAAGTCACAAACTTATTACACATTATGTTTTTCAGCACAAACACATGTAGACAAGTGGTTTATAAAATTTAGTCATTTTTCATGGCAAATATGAAACCTTTCAGATTAAAAGtccaaattaattataaaatttgtgTTGAAAGCTCCTTCATGGTGAGTATCTCGAAGTGTTGTGTCGACTTTTGGATCTGTAGCAATACGCAgaattatcatatttatattaATTGGTCAAAGGAACGTTAAATCAATCAAaactattttatgaaatattttctcATATTGATATGAGTATAAGTTTCATGTGTTGAGTTCGATTGATCGAAAATATCGATCATATCATTTGATTCCGattatcttttaaaattttgCCTCCAACAGCAAATAGTGGATGCATTTTCGACCTTGTACACACATGTTTTCACGcggaaaattatttattttattttatttatttatttaattaatttatttatttatttatttatttatttattattattattattattattattattccaggATGAACAATTAAAATATGTTGTATTAATATAGTTTGGTGGAGTGCACGTCCAGAAATGCGCAAGTCCGAAACCAATAAATGCTTCGATTCCTCCTCTCTTCATAAGATATGCCCCAACCCCACTCAAGAACTGAACAGCTACCCTAATGATGATTGAACTGTTATCATATGTTGTAGGGGTGAATGGATATGCTAGGCCAATTCTTCCGCGACTAAGCTTAAGTTTCTTCAGATCCAAAGTATGTTTTTGGTTAACCAGCATCAGAATGCAGCTTATACTTCCTTCGTGTTTCATATTGCCATTTACTCTCCATTGATCTGCCGCCATACTCCAGCATGAAAATGAATCATTTCCACCATAATGTATAATGTGTGTGTCGGCAGCTGATTTCTCGGTGCTTCTGATGGCCACAATAGAGTATTGTTACTTTAGTATTCCATGCTGCGGTATATATATGAGttacgataatttattgactataaATGATATATCTGAACGGGTGAGAGTCAAATACTGTAAGGAGTTAAGAATTTGTAGATATTAAATTGAATCTGTAGTAGGGAtttcatcatataatttgagtgattcactagtagagagaggagttgtaatctCTTTTGTATCTTacatatttatctttgataataaatcttaaatataCTTTCTTTCTCATAGGAAAGATAAATATTAGGAAGAGACTAAATATTAATTTCACTTCTACAAAGTAGctcaaagttcctagatctttgagggagaatcgatcaaccAATTTCTTTAGGAATGCCCGAGTCTCCAAAGAATCATTGTccgtgataataatatcatccacatacaccaAAAGATATATTGTGCTTCCATTGTGTTGGCATATGAATAATGAGGTATCAAACTTGGAATTTATGAATCCACTTGAGGTCAGAAACgagccaagttcagtataccaagctcttggagcttgacaaagttcataaatagttttttgtagtttgcagacatgtctcggatactgaggatgaacgaaaccaagagattgctgtataaagacatcttcagtcagATACCCCTGTAAAAAGACATTGTTAACAACCAATTGTCATATGTACCAGCCTTTTGAGATggtcaaactcaggataagatggATTGTTATGggcttaacaacgggactaaatatatctgtgaagtcgacaccaggtcgttgatgaaaccatttgacaactagacgtgctttatatctagcaatggatccatctgggttccgcttaattcgaaagacccatttacacccgataatattttatgtatgatgaaagggtactaaagtCCATGTaaagttatggaggagagcatcatattctttacACATAGCTTTAGTGAGGAGATTTTTGCGCTTgggtgattgtagtgggtttactAGCCTCAGTGGAGaaatttgttatagcatgtaggtcaaggacttgacgtgattTGAAAATATCGCTTTTAGAGCGTGTTGTTATTAGATGTCTAGGGGCGATGGAAGTGGTAGATTATGTTgttggtatagccgagggcgagtcactatCATGCGCCGTGCCAACCGTCGACACGTCAATATCACTAggcctaggagaaggtaaagctagTGGCAATGTTACCGAGGGTATTACTTCAtcaataggggaaacttgtgagtaaGAGAGTGGAGAaaaaatagagggagtgagaagttgTTTAattggagtaatagtagtatacGGATCTTGAGAGTAAGGACTTGACGGTGTCGTTGGGGATTCGTGTGACGAGATCGGAGggatactccagtgatgtatatttaTCGGAGTAGCCTGCATAGTAGGATGATTttaaaaaggaaagacagactcctaaAAAATAACTTGATGTGATATAAAaacttttttagtttggggttcatagcattgaAAAGCATTATATTCAAGAAAGTAGTTtataaaagtgcaaagcttaGATCATAGGGTTAGCTTATGTGAGGCATAAGGACGGAGCCATAGATAACATAAACAGCTAtaaactttgagtttatgaaaGTTTGAAAGcttgtgaaatagtttttcaaatggtgattaGTATTGTAAGaccggagtgagcatacgattaataagaTAGACTGCAGTTTAAAAAGTTGATGACCAAAAAattggtggcatggatgcttgatgtagaagtgagagaccagtttcaactatatgtcgatgtttgcattcGGCAGAGCCAACCAATTGGAGAGtttgtgggggtgacttgaggtgttgtataccacaagcggaGAGGCAGGATGCGAGGacttgatattcgcctccgccaTGAGAGTAAACTGttctaatggaagattgaaaaaaaatttcgaccaactttctaaaattaataaatactatggaaacatcagtttatggtggagaggatataaccatgtatacttagtgaaatagtctacaaaaatgacataaaagcgaaacttgtcaaaagaaggaattgaggCAGGACCCTAAacgtcagtataaataatttcaaatggtttagagcaagatatggAGGATGTCCCAAAATGCAGTCTATGACTTTAATTACAAAGACAAGCATCGCAATGAGTGATAGTATGATTGATTTTAAAGGTAtgtagagaataacgagaaagtaatttttgctggataaaagATAAGGGATAACAAAGACGACGATGTCATACATCAACTGGAGCTGCAATTGACAAGTGAATAGTAGGCTGGGTAATTTGCGAAGCAGAtagccactcataaatgttatctTTGTTCTGGCCCTTGACTAAAaatgcctccatgttcaaatccttgacaagaaaagagtcaggaaagaattcaatgaaggtattattttgtttacagaatcgAGAAACGAAAATGAGGTTTCGTTTAATGTTAGGTACATATAGAATATCGTcaagtgtaaaagttgtggtaagtgaactaagcgtggAGGAACCAAAATGAGTA is from Musa acuminata AAA Group cultivar baxijiao chromosome BXJ1-6, Cavendish_Baxijiao_AAA, whole genome shotgun sequence and encodes:
- the LOC135677377 gene encoding uncharacterized protein LOC135677377 codes for the protein MASTTSLFLSFSSLSNRPKIAQLRTLIPSLRNPSLHPPRLKAFGRRWRSLTISAALPPLDLTEENIRQVLIDARSEFAQLFDTSVGITGQVDLAELDGPFVKIRLKGRFWHMRNTVLERISNYLKNRIPEILEVDIEDEKQLDDSPENF